In Nicotiana tabacum cultivar K326 chromosome 17, ASM71507v2, whole genome shotgun sequence, one DNA window encodes the following:
- the LOC107772166 gene encoding U4/U6 small nuclear ribonucleoprotein Prp31 homolog codes for MATDTFFSDLDELCDNVVDEENLELDGGDLADTLDNVSRLQKTRRYIDIMQKVKDALIEKDDYSNYDQLILDCNALSIDIENEVFIIHNFIRDKYRPKFPELECLVPRPIDYARVVKKIGNQMDPTLVDLKGTVEAERSSNIIMTISLTASTTSGKPLPEDVLHETLEACDRALALDSAKKKLVDFLETRMRYIAPNLSAIVGSAVAAKLIGAAGGLSSLANMPSCNVLSLGSKSKNLAGFSSQFCRGSRSYVEQTEIFQNTPPPLRKEACGWLADKSTLAARVDSNSTRGSKGETTGEYGTYLKEEILRKIEKSQKPPLPKQQKPLSVPDVEHKNNKRGGQRLRKRKQRYEITDTRKLVNRMQFGVAEESSLGDGLGVGYGMLGQAGSGKLRVSAKVAKKKFKSSSGAVSGLTSNLAFTPVQGIELSNPANQLIAASGTQSTYFSETRTFSKVITNKYSQINIV; via the coding sequence ATGGCAACTGATACATTCTTTTCAGATTTGGATGAATTATGCGATAATGTTGTTGATGAGGAGAATCTGGAATTAGATGGTGGAGACTTGGCAGACACGCTAGATAATGTTTCCAGGCTGCAAAAAACACGTCGCTATATTGACATAATGCAGAAAGTTAAAGATGCCCTAATTGAGAAGGATGATTACTCCAATTATGATCAGTTGATATTGGACTGTAATGCCTTATCAATTGACATTGAGAATGAAGTTTTTATAATCCACAATTTCATACGCGACAAGTATCGACCCAAATTTCCTGAGTTAGAGTGCCTTGTACCTCGCCCAATTGATTATGCCCGGGTTGTTAAAAAGATCGGCAACCAAATGGATCCGACTCTTGTTGACTTGAAAGGAACAGTAGAAGCAGAGCGATCCTCAAATATCATCATGACTATTTCACTTACGGCATCAACTACCAGTGGCAAGCCATTGCCAGAAGATGTTTTACACGAGACACTGGAAGCATGTGATAGAGCCCTTGCTCTTGATTCTGCAAAGAAGAAGCTTGTTGATTTTTTGGAGACTCGAATGAGATATATTGCTCCCAATCTCTCTGCTATTGTTGGGAGTGCAGTTGCTGCTAAACTTATAGGTGCTGCTGGTGGTCTCTCGTCATTGGCAAATATGCCTTCTTGTAATGTCCTGAGTCTTGGTTCCAAAAGCAAGAATTTAGCAGGGTTCTCCTCCCAATTTTGTCGTGGAAGTCGAAGTTATGTCGAGCAAACAGAAATATTCCAGAATACACCTCCTCCCTTAAGGAAGGAAGCCTGTGGATGGTTGGCAGATAAATCTACATTAGCGGCTCGCGTGGACTCGAACTCAACCAGAGGAAGCAAAGGAGAAACCACTGGAGAATATGGAACATATCTTAAGGAAGAGATCCTTAGAAAGATAGAGAAATCGCAAAAGCCACCTCTTCCAAAGCAGCAAAAGCCTCTTTCAGTTCCTGATGTAGAGCACAAGAATAACAAGAGAGGTGGTCAGCGGCTGAGAAAGAGGAAACAAAGGTATGAGATTACGGACACGCGGAAGCTAGTAAACAGGATGCAGTTTGGAGTAGCTGAAGAAAGCTCCTTAGGAGATGGATTAGGGGTGGGTTATGGCATGCTTGGTCAGGCTGGAAGTGGCAAGTTGCGTGTATCAGCCAAAGTAGCAAAGAAGAAATTCAAAAGCAGTAGTGGTGCAGTATCAGGCTTGACTTCAAATCTGGCCTTCACCCCAGTGCAAGGGATCGAGCTATCAAATCCTGCAAACCAGCTTATTGCTGCCAGCGGAACTCAAAGCACCTATTTCTCTGAGACTAGAACATTTTCTAAGGTTATTACTAATAAATACTCTCAAATAAATATTGTTTGA